The DNA sequence aagtatccagGCTTCTGTTCCACAAACCCCCAATAGTGAGCCATCAAAACACCAGTTTTTGTCTGAGACTAGGAATCCTATTAGAGTTGTCCTTTCACAAGGATGGTCTATGATCTACTGCTTGTCCACTTTTTCCTTTAATCAGCATTTACTGAGTGTCACCCTGGGAGTCAGGCTTTGTGTTGGAAGCTAAGTGATATGACATGAATGATTTATGATCCCTTCCAAGTGAGCTCTCAACCTAGTGCTAATAGAAAGGTCTAATATGAGCCTCATAATGATAAGAGAATTTGACTAGAAGTCAAAAGAATTCTGTTGTCATGGAACCCCTTACTAGGTTCTTGGTTTTGACTCAATCCTTTGCCTCTTGGTGTCTTGACTTCTTAACCTGCAGAATTCAGGAGAAtggaatacatatatttttttaacttaaactgGGCCCCCTGGGTAAGTTCACAGTTATCTGGAAGTTACCTGAAATTGTATGCAGAAGAACATAGTGTATCCCTCTTCTAGGAAGAGGTATTATAACTTTTTTTCAGATTCTGGGGTCTTACTGACCATAAGGAGTTAGAATAACTGAAcccagttttttttattaaggtatgattgatatacactcttatgaaggtttcacatgaaaaaacaatgtggttactacatttacccatatcatcaagtccccactcataccccaattcattcactgtccatcagtgcagcaagatgccagattcactatgtgccttctctgcgctaaactgttctccccgtgatcccccacaccacgtgtattaaacttaatacccctcaatccccttctccctcccaccccacccaccctcccacacacctccccttcggtaaccactagttcattcttggagtctgtgtgaacccagtttttaaatttaatctaaGGTCCCTTCCATTCTAACATTCCATCTCTACTATTCCATTATTTCAATAAGGATGAAAGAAACAGACTAGAGATCAAATATTCCACGACTCCAAGTACCATAAGAGTTCATTCCCTTTCCCAAGAGGACAAGGATTCAATTTTCCTACACGGAATTCTAGGTTTTTGATTTAATATCTGACCTCAGCTTTTATCTCTACTCCAGACCCCACCCACTCCCATCTAGCCCCCGTTTTTCTCCCATTCACGTGTGCCTTGGAATGCCACCTGGAATGCCCCTAACTCTACTGTTTTTCTTCTTGAGTCTCAGCTTAAGGCCCCCTCCCCAGGGAAGCCTTCCATGATCCCTTGTCCTTGCAACAGGGTTTGGTGTGCTCTCTTAATCCTGGATATCAAAGGTTAGCACATAGGGAATATGATTCTTGGTTTATTCAGGACAGCAAACCAGACTTTCCAAGGCCAGGCAGAGGAAGTAAAGGTTTGAAGCTAGTAGGTATAATGAACTCCAGGCCCTTGATTTCCCACCTCTgagaagaacacagaaaaaaataacagttctAAGGAAAACAACAATCTGAGAGCAATAGTAAGTGAAAACAACATTCTGTTTCAGAGAATGAACAGGGAATGGTGAGGAATGAGGCCATCTACAACAGAGTATCTTATCTAATGTAAGGAGACTCTACTCAGTTCCAGATGATTGCTGACTGGCAGGAATGTGGGTTGGACCAGTGCGGCCAATCCAGCTGGACCACTTTCTTCAAGAAAAGCTGGAAATCTGGATGTACGTGTGATATctcccaattttttttattttggtatcattaatgtacaattacatgagcaacattatggttactagactcctcctattatcaagtctccaccacataccccattacagtcactgtccattagagtaataagatgctatagaacactacttgtcttctctgttatattgccttccctgtgtcccccccaaCTACATTATGATATCTCCCAATAACTAAAAATCAATGAAGACCCATTACAataattttttaaggtttttcagGCTAGAAACTGTTCTGTGAGGATCTACTCATAATAATCTAAGAGTACATCCTATGAGGGAGGCAGTTTTATATCAGGGTCACAGCCACATTGATGATTAATAAACAGGCCCACTCATTCTTCACAGAGCTCAAAGAGACTGCAAGAATCATACAAAACCTTTCACATAGggcccttgtctttctctgggcTTTAATTTCCCTATATGTAAACAGGGGATACAAATCATATTTGTGAGTCAGCTGTCAGAGAATAATATCACTTACCGAAGGTAAGGGCTGTCGATGCCATACACTTTTTACCAGCATCATCTTACTGAATTCTCATAACTTCTACGAGGTAAGTTCTATTAcatccacattttacaaataagaaggTGGCTTAGAGACAAGTAATTTACCTAATGAAGAcaatagcaaacatttaaaaagcccTTTCTTTCCAAGGGGTTTactaatttaatcctctcaacaactcTGGCCTAAGAGAAATAAACCTTGCAATGGGGATTCCACCAAGGCAGCCTGACTCCAACATGGTAGCACAGTGTGTTCAACAGGAATATAATGTCAACAATATATGCAACTTAAGaatttctagtagccacatctaaaaagtaaaatgacacaGATTAAATTAGTTTTAGTAATTTATTTGACCCGATGTATACAAAATATTATCAAtccaacatgtaatcaatataaaaactgAGGTATCTTACATTATCTTTTTCGTACTGAGTCCTGTGCGTATTTTACATTACAGCACATCCCAATTGCAACTAACCACATTTCAGTGGCTCAATGAGCACTTTGGCTAGTGGCCCCCATACGGGGCAACGCACTTAGTCTATTTACTAAGCCTAAAGTTATGAGCGGAACCCACAGTACAGCCTGTCCTTTGTTTTCAGAGGACACGcgaataataataatggcaaagAGTTCTCGAGCATGTACTGTGTGCCTTGGGAGGGGCAAACTTTACTGTGTGTGGAGTATTTTAACGTTATATCTCGTCTTCCTTCCAATAAGGCGGGTGCTACCGCGCTCCTCTTTTGACGCAGCACGAAGACTTCCGGGAGTCGCACCCTCCCGCGAAGCCCGACAGCAACCACCATAGGCCAGGCGCCAGCGCCCGCGAGCCCGTTTCTCGCTAAGAAACGCTCAGGGTCAAGTAGGCGCGCACACAGGGGCAGGCGCAGGTCACCTGCATGCCGAAGCGATCAGAGTGGACGAGGACTGCTTTGGCCTTCTCCTCAGGCTCCTTAGACTCCTTCCCAGACTCCGACTCCAACCCCACTTCCTCCGGCTGGAACAGGTAAACTGAGGAGAGACCATCCAGAGCCCGGGGCACGCTTCCATGGGGTATCAGCACCGttgccgccgctgccgccgccgccgccgccgcctcctaaCACGACTTGCTAGCGCGAGGGGGCGCCGCTTCCTGGAGCCACGTCTCGGCTTCCGGGCGCTCTAGTGCCTAGCTCATCACAGAAAGCCAGCGGGGACTTCCCCTTCCGGCCGGCTCCGGCGCTCAACTGGTGCAGGTCAGCTCGGCGTGCTCTCCGTATTATTGCGTCCGCCTTCCCCGTGGTAGCGCGGGAAACGCCTCCTCACCGCGCCGCGCGCAGACGCAGCGCTGAGGACCCAGAACAAAGAATGACCTGCAGAGCTGGAGTCATGGCGGCCGCGGAGCAGAACCTTGTCGTTCCTGGGGCCCCCGCTCAGCCgcgggagaaagaggaaggagcgGGCCTGAGCTTAGAGCCGGAGCGTAAGTCAGCGAGATCTTCGTCGACTCCTGAGGCCCCACCGCCTGCCCACGAGCCCTCCAACCCCAAGGCCGCGGTCCCCGAAGAGATCCCTACGCCTCCCGCGGCGGCCTCCGTGACCCCGGCGCTGCCCCTCGGGCCCGCTTCCCTGAGCCCTGCGCCGCTTCCCGAAGCCGCTCCGCGCTCCCCGCCAGGCCCTGGCTCCCGGCCCGGCCCGGAGACGTTCCGCCAGCGTTTCCGGCAATTCCGTTACCAAGATGCGGCAGGCCCACGGGAGGCGTTCCGGCAGCTGCGGGAGCTCTCCCGCCAGTGGCTGCGGCCCGACATCCGCACTAAGGAGCAGATCGTGGAGATGCTGGTGCACGAGCAGCTGCTTGCCATCATGCCCGAGGCGGCGCGGCCTCGTCGGCTTCCCCGCCGCCCCAATGCGCGCATCACTGGCTGAGCGGCGGAGCTGCGGCCGGCCGGGCCAGTAGCTCCCTGGACTGGAGCCATGATCGGGTCCCAGGGCCAGAGCTTGTCTTCCCATTCCGCGTTAATGAAAAACGAGTTTTGGCAGCCCCTGTAATCTGGTGTGTCCCTTTTGTCCCGTTAGTCCCCGAGTTTATTTTCCCGAGCCTGTTTTCGACCTTTCTGGCAGTGGCGAAACCAAATTGGGAGcccgtgagaataaagcttgtttCCTATTCAGTTGGCCTTCGTTGGGTTTTGTGGGGTCATTACGGGTTGGCTAGGCCTGGGCCGCCACCACATCTGGGAAATTTCCCTCCTGCGCGTTCTTGACTTGGGTTTCCTTTTGTGTGGTTGGGAGTCTATGTAAACGAGGGTTAGCAGCCTGGGTTCACACATTCGCCCCTACCTGTAACTGTAATTTCAACTTTTTTCTACCTGAGAAGATAGGTGATGGTGATACGTCTTGCCTCACAGGTGATTGTAGGATCGTGCAAATAGCTGCCTCAATTAAATGCTTAACCAGCAACCTCTATGCCAGTACTGCCATCACCTTGCTCCAGGAGCCTGCGCTTGGGCCCAAGCTATAGGGCTATTTTAGTGTTTTAGTGGAGTTCCTTACAAAGATGGACTCGTTCTTAAGTGTTTGTGAGCTCTGGTTTAAGCCTGTGTAGACTTCACCTCTTTCTTTGCCAAATTTTAGGCCTCTGGAATGATTTAAGCAGAACTGGTGTGAACTGATTATTTAGCATTGCTGGAGCTGTTAGTGTCTCCAGCTGTCTCCCTTTGTTTTTTTGATAAGCATAGTAGTTTAAAAGGGGGGCAgggtgcagcagcccagtttgaaaaagacagatgcaccccatgtttatcacagcactatttacaatagccaagaaatggaagaacctaaatgtccatcagtagatggataaagaagtggtacatatacacaatggaatactatgcagccataagaagaaaacaaatactaccatttgcaacaacatggatggagctagagggtaataggctcagtgaaataagccaggaggaaaaagacaagtaccaaatgatttcactcattgtggagtataacagcaaagcaaaaactgaaggaacaaaacagcagcagaatcacagaacccaagaagggattaacagttaccaaagggaaagggactggggagaatgggagggtagggagggacaagagtggggaagaagaaagggtattatgattagcatgtataatgtggggggtgggggaaaggggagggctgtgcaacacagaagacaagtagtgattctacaacttactatgctgatggacagtgactaatggggtttgtgggggggaacttAGTGgacagcctagtaaacaatgttcttcatgttattatagattaatgattaaaaaaacggGGGGGCAAGGACTTGGGCAAGAACCGACGGGCCCACAGGCAGTGTGGTTTGCAGAAGGTTCTTCATTGAAGTGGGTGCAATCGTTCAATGTAAGGAAGGCCAGATCTTCCTTTTCTGCACTGCTTTCAACAATCAAAATCCAGTAAGCCCATGCTCACACTACAAAGTGAGCCTGGCTGGACTAGAAACTAGTGTGGGGCATCTTTTGAATATTAAAGACACTTAGAtgaattcaaaagtattttgcatACTTTATTGGAATTAGGATTTTGAGCTTGCACCTGCCCCTCAGCAGATGGTAAATGTTTAGAATGTAAATTTTGtcaattttcctttaaaagatgcttatagaaaattaaataattcaccTTAAAAATAGAGTAGACAACTTTATAATTGAATTAACATGACTGAAACATAGCAACAAAAACCTGTTttattatttccaaatacagatACAGAACTTtgcatgttttgcaaatattgctTCAAAGCAACATTTCTATATACAGCGCCTTCTGTTCTAATAGCGCGTAAACATATATATATCCACAGTGCAATGTTGGCTCATCAAGGGTCCACCTTGCATACACTCATCACTTCGAGAAACAATGATTATTCAAACCAGAACTGTTTTTATCAAAGGCAAATTTTTATAGTTGGATagtttttctcaaaagaaaacttAGGTAGTGTACATATTTCTAAATGATAACAGTAATATTTGCAAATGAGTTTCCAGTGCTCCAACTTGGGGTTAATTCAACTTGGCCCAGGAATTGGGGATGGAGCCCCTTAACATGGCTTTAAATTAGGGAAGCACACTGAGGTTATCAGAACTTGAAGTCATCCTGCTTTCCTAAAGACAAAAAATCACAACGAGTAAAATGGGATTATTTCCTTTTACAAAACTTAATAAACCCAATAATGGCCACTTGGCAAAATTAGGGTAACTCAGTTTCGgcttaaatctttcaaaaaagacaagagattgACTACCTTAAAGTTACAGCTTCCCCAGATGTGGTGCTCAAATGTATTTTCAGGAAAGATCAGTAATCTAATAATACAAAAATCATCATACCTCAGTTGTGGCTACAGAAAATCATCCTGTTTCATTCCTTTCAGACAAGCATCACACAATTATTATAATGTGGCTGTCTGACAAATTATGCAAAACATAATGCTATGAACACTCCTTGAGCATGCCTTCCCACACCAGCAACACCAATGTTAGCAATGGGAGAAACAGCCTCTTGTAAAGGAATTGTGTCAGCATTATTATAGACGTCACAGCCACATGAATCCCGCTGATGGGTAAGCTACAGCAGGTCGAGTTGTCCTAAGTTCACTTTATGTCAAATGGTGCATGAATCATTAGAGAATTCCCTGAAACAGATCTTGGTATAGAGGCCTTCATGACCACACTGACCTGTGCCTTAAAGCTGGAAATACTGTCATTGCTACTGAGATATGGGCTACTTCACGtttacatagtaaatatttgcaGCATATAACATTACAGATTCATAAACCCATAATTAACTTGTGAGTATTAATGGACAACTGTGCTTAGATTTTTGCCTTTAGCAATTAAGAAAATTACATGGTAAAACAGATCACTCCTCAAAGCATGGAACATTTTAACTTTGCCTAGTAAGGAAAAACAATATAGCAATTACACTTGGAACCATGACCTGCAAGAGTAACAAATATtctcaaaaggtacaaactgtACCTGGACCTTAAGCAGCATAATCACCTTGATCtcacaaaataatacaaacaggatatttaaagtgttaaagtatattaaaacaattctgaaaattcCAACTACTGAACATACACACCCTTTAGGGAAGGAGAAAAGCGGCACATGTAGAATCTGAAGTTTGTTTACAACAATATAAAATAAGATAATTCCCCACACAATGTTCTTTGTAACAAATCTTTACAGTGAAAGAGTTCAAAATTTTGGGAAACATTTTTTGGACATTAAATAGAACTGGAAAGCTGTCAGTATTAAGAAGTGGATAGAAAATGCTGTCCTTTGGGTTCCAGACCCTGCCTGCTTCAGTTTGAAATTGCTCCTAGATTCTTTTAGTGAGATTGTAGTTCTTCCATAGGCAGTACAGGTTCTACTACAAAAGACACAACCCAGCCACCTCTGAAGTGAAAACATACAAAACTTGTCCCCAGGACCATGAACTGATGCAAGAGATGAGGTGAGAAAAGTGAAGAATCCTAGGGAGAAAACAGAGCAGCCAAGGCCTCTGCTCCTTCCCAATCGCCACAGAATGGTGAAGTAACGACATTCCCAAGTAGCTGGAAAAATGAGAATGATGCCTGCTGCTTACATCCATACCAGGCAGAAACCCAAAGTCTTGGCATGTGCCCCTACCTGACAGAAAAGTCAATTAAATAAGCTGCAAGTTGAATTTACAACTGCTTCCAACTAAACTTTTTTGGCTCTCATTCCATTTATCAGTGGCACGATTCCAAGTGAAGTTTGTGCAAAAAGACTCACTCTCCAAACAATGTGCACAGAGGAAGGTAATCCCAAGTCTATTTACTACCTCCTTGGTAGGCTTCGAGATCAGAGCACCCTGCCCTCCAGCAGCCAAAATGGCCTCTTTGTCCAATGTCCATCACACCCCCTGCCCAGATCCCTGAAGTCAGTTGGTGTCACGTGCATTCAGCATGCTaggtttatttgtttaaatatgcAAAGCTCCTCCTGCAGGTGCCTCAGGATTGTGCCCCATCAGTTCTGGGTGCCCAGTTTCATGATGAGCAGCAGAGTGCGATCTGCTGCACTTTGCCCAGGTCCATCAGCAGCTGCTTGATGCAATGCTTGAGCTGCGGAAGTCTAGCCAGCGGCTCTGGGGGCTCCAGTTCCCCAGTATAGTCCAGCCAGCTCTCCAACACTGTaggtagaagagagagaagacCCATGAGTTCCCAATACTTGATCTGAAAAAACATCAGCAAGAATTTCAGAACCTCATCCCATCTGACCACTCTtggggggcaggaaggagggccaAGGCAACACTGACTCATCAGCCTCTCTGCAAGTATTACCTCCTAGGACAAAGCTTAAAATGCTTTGGAGCAGTGcagtccaatagaactttctgcaatgatagAAATGGTCTATGTGTTGTCTAATATAGTAACCACTAACCATATGTAGTTactgaagaactgaatttaaattttattcaattttaattcatttaaatagcTATATGTAGCTAATGACTATTAATGCAGCTGTACAGTCTACAAGGCTTGGAAGGATCCACCATTCTCAGTGTTACTGCCCAATCTTTATAAGGCTATCCCACGTTAAAAACCAAAGAGCCTAGTATTAGGAAAAATAAGAATCTTAAAGGGATTTGCAAACATGTATTTTTACCACCataaattttgatttattttatattcctatcatTAGTAAGCACATAatactctgattttattttctctctgtaatGTAAGATGTCCAGGTACTAATTGGTTCAGTACCTAAAAAGCTTCCTTGCCTTTGACAGCAGGGATTTTTCTATAGGAAGATGTCTGTTCTTCCCAAGCCACTCCATGAAGCTTTGGCATTTGGGGAGAGGCCATCTTGGAACCCTGCCTCTCTGACAAGAGCCAGCCCTTCCAGGTAGGTCCTGTGCTTACCCTGCCTGCCAGGGGACCCTGGAGCCAGaggtacagaaagaaagaaacccacTTAGTGTTTATTCCTCAAGCAGCTTGCAGCCTCACACACAATCCTCTTCCCCCCTCACACCCAGCCCTCTATCTTCCCTCCCATCTCTCTAAATCCTTTGTTCCCTGCAAGTTATttctcagggaagccttcctCAACTCTACACCCGAAGCTGGTCCCTGCGTTATGGGTGCTCTGCTATCACATGCTCTCCTCCTTGGGAGCACAtggtttataatatatatatatatataaaatgggataatcTGATTATCTGTCTCTACCAGAAGATCAAGCTCCATAAGGGCAGAGATGTAGTCTGTCTTGCTCACCATTATAATCCCTAACACTCTGTTATGCCTGGAACATAGCAGGCACTCAACAAAGGCAGTAAGAGGATGTGGAAATGGTCTAGGGAAGTGCCCCACTGACTGCTCAGCCACACATCACAACCTTAGTCTGTGTAACATAGAGCAGAGCTCATCTACCTTCCTCTTCCAGACTTCTTCTTGGGGGTTCCAAGGAGGAAGAACCTTCCTTCCTCTGGATCCCAAACAAGTACAAGgacttgaaaataagaaaaataagactgCCTTCTCAGACCTGAACTTGAAAACCAAGAATAAAGGGTCAAAGTCACATGAGAGTGACTACTGACCTTCTGAGCAAAACTCCATAGTGACCAGTTTCAATACATCAAGTCTTAAAAACTACTAGGAGACAGGGGACTCCTCAGCAAAGGGGCCCAAGAATAAGCGGAGGGAAGACCCAAAGTCCATATTGGGAGAGCCCTCCTGGTGAGTCTGGAGAAGAGGCAGTCAGGGCTGGCTGGGTGAATTCCAACAGAGAGAATATCAGTCAGTCTGCCCTTGGCAAGATGATCCTACAATGGCTGAGAGGCCCCTCTTAAGGCCACTACCTACCTCTCATCTGGTTTTAGGTTCAAGAAAGACATCCCCCAACATGCTGGTGACCCAGAAGGCATGCACAAAGAAGAGGAGCACCAGTGTGCACACTAGAAGAGTCTAGGCCTCTCAGCTTGATTAAGATGAGTGTTGGGAGCCCCTATGGTAGAAGCCTTCTCTGGAGATCTGCAGGGCTAAAGAATGGACTCAGAATTGTGGGAGCCAGTAGAATCCCCTCTGCAACCCAGCACCCAGCAAGCCAGCCTTCTCTTTGCATCACATGCTGGACCATCACCCAAGTTTCTTTTAAGGAGGCTCAAGAGCTTCTTAGCAGGATAATGATTGCAAGCAAGGCAGAAGGTTACAAAAGtaagtttcatttcaaatattcttCCAGACCATCTGGACAGAGGCCAATGCtaacattttttacttaaaataatactAATGTTAAAAGAGTCAACATTTTTATGCTCATAAAACATCTTTTGTCTTTTAGCTTTATAATACTGTTCACactatataaattattaaataacagTT is a window from the Manis javanica isolate MJ-LG chromosome 5, MJ_LKY, whole genome shotgun sequence genome containing:
- the SCAND1 gene encoding SCAN domain-containing protein 1, translated to MTCRAGVMAAAEQNLVVPGAPAQPREKEEGAGLSLEPERKSARSSSTPEAPPPAHEPSNPKAAVPEEIPTPPAAASVTPALPLGPASLSPAPLPEAAPRSPPGPGSRPGPETFRQRFRQFRYQDAAGPREAFRQLRELSRQWLRPDIRTKEQIVEMLVHEQLLAIMPEAARPRRLPRRPNARITG